Sequence from the Dysidea avara chromosome 5, odDysAvar1.4, whole genome shotgun sequence genome:
acttggccagagacattgacacccttgaaaaggttcagagtcgtgcaactaaacaccttcgcggattagcccacttgacttatgaaagccgtcttgaaattctggatctttattctctgtattgcagacgtcaaaggggtgatatgattgaaacatataagatacttaaacgacattatgacttggacccatctacattttttactttaaatactgctaccaccaggggccactctcttaagctttttaaagaaagatcaagattacttgttaggcagaacttttttacaaatagaatagtcaatctatggaactccttacctgactttatcatttcagcaccaacagttgcaaccttcaagctgcgcttggataatttttggaaacaatctagatatgggcaccttcaaaggcctgcggcctagcctggcaagttagcttgccttggcatctacaagcccattaaataataataataataataacaaacgACATCACGTGAGTGAAAATGGCTGCTAGTGTAGTTACGCTCCCTGCGACAGTTCTTGTGTTCATGAGTGCTTTTGTGATTCAAGGTATATGGTGTTGTGTTGAATAGTAATGCAATTGTGTATATCGTGTAAACACGACGCTCGAGCGTATAGGCACAGGTCTGTGGAGGATGCGTGATGGGTGTGCCTCAAGCGTGATTCCACCGGCCTGATTGTTTACTGGAAATTTGTCTTAGTAGAGTTGCAATTGCACGCTTGCTACAGACTTATTCTAAATAAAAGATGTGGTAGGCCGCTACCCTTCCCTACTAGACCATCGCTTCCTCTTTCCCGCCCACGGCTCAGGCGAGCTGAACTGCCCAGCCGAGTGCGCCATTAACTCTGTGATTGCGCTTTCGGCCATCAGCGTGCTAGGATGAAAAATGGCTATAATGATGATTTTTTTTTCTCTGTCTGGAGGATTCTGGCTTATAAACGGTTAGTAGCTAGACTGAGAGccattgcaggggcggatccagaattTCTCAAGGGGATTCGAATGGGGCAGTGTTAAGCTAGGGGCTACATTGGGGCAGCATGCTTTATTTAGGGTGTCTGGAggtatcccccccccccccccacacacacacacacaggaaAATTTTCCGGATTCAGCTTAAATTTAGTAATGATTTTGATCAAACTTAgagtttccaactcaaaataggaaggtgcttccttttgtttccggtgattttcacacactaatctttaaaataaagcaaacaagtgctaatttattattggactGCTTGTAGCATTGagtatcagcataagtttaacacacaaaaacatacaaaaactggtcacgtgaccaaaaatgtcataatagttaaattgggAAGCTTGTTAGAAAATCACTGTATTTTAGGGTGACTgaagtcacaattagtgtattatcttgccttataatgaagacttctacatcttatagtgctatagcacatcctttatagctgtaatgggattgttggccacttgaccactttttgggtatttacagttaaaactgcactgGTATTGAAAGTAGTAAACAGTTTAATAATacattagcacttgtttgttttatcttaaggtcagcCTGCATAAAAATtatcagaaacaatgaaaaggCTGTggcatcatcttattttgcagtggaaatcctatatgaagggatttttgaccacgtgaccactttttggatatttacgtatgttaaaattatgctgctgcaaacattccaaAAACAagttagcacttgtttgctttatgtTAAAGGTAAAacatgtgtgaaaatctccagaaaccaCAAAATGAAataccttcctattttgagtggaaaccctactaAACTTTATAGCATAAGCATTGCAATCAGTATGGTTGAATTTCAAGGGGTCTAGGAGTGCAACATCTAGCCTTAGCCTAAAGTGACGCTATAAAGTAATAACACAAAAGGTGAAACCACAATAAGCAATAATCTGAGTTGCAGTTGCTTCTCCAAGCATTTTCTTATCAGAGAAGGGTAGTTATTTATGTTTGGGAATTTCTGATTCATACTGTagttattgtagctagctgtagcaTCTCTTTGGATTAAGGTGAAGTTGTACTTTTGTCGTATGTGATGTTAAAATGCTTTATTATACACACCTTTATATTATTTAAATACAACATACAAATGGAAaggatatatgtgacccagtctgcatgggaaaaccgggcttatcgcctatttaaaagtatcgagaaatgccggttttaagtatttagtgtgttgtagctcgccaatggttgaagctatgtgtaccaacttttcgcatgttttataccaattccttaccttccacagcattcactgtacaagtagccaacaactaagttttccgccattttagatagttttaaaccgaggttgactgtatcaggtgagctgcaaaatgggtgggaggtggggggcctggaaggtgggcaagatggtgttcaataATTGAAAAGGAAAACGTAggaatgaattaggccaagttttgggccattgaggtctcaaaattggctaaaatgaaaggaaattcacagcagaggtacttattcaataccacagagctgtacagccacatacagtcatccccaggctgaccagagctccattaaggccccataCCGCAcgtacagatcgccactgggcttgggaaaagcagccagcaaaaccagactactcaagtctagctgattttgattgtggaattagatagtttattcatgtagttttgtgtcctgggtgaaaaatcgaatctgctgacatgggcgataataccagttttctcagactgggtcacatatatacagtggTCATGTTTTGTTTGTTCTAAAGAGAAATTATTAATGTGGAGCTTGCATGATCAAGTAATGGTGCAGCCCACAGACATCGTAACTTTATACGAACTCCATTTTCACTAGCATTAATGTTTTAACTGTAAAAGTAAGTATATTAACCCAGGTGTCAAGTTTGTAGCTGCAACTGAGATTACATATTTAACTAATAGAGTAGCATTTCAAGAAGAATTGATTTCATGTATTCATGGTACATAAaagatatagaattttataaCTTCTACGCAATTGGCACGGCAGGAAGTTTGGCACTATGATGTGCATGAGAGGTTCAGTTTCAGCATACACACTACATGGTCTTTGTTCCTTATAGCTTAGAAATTTTAATGATCTATTAAAAATagttgaatattctattagagtatttcaatgttaGCAGTGTTTTGGCTATTTTATCTCTGGGATATAACTTTTTACCCCTCTTGTTGGTTCCTAGAAGAGATCAGCTCTTCCtttcttgctctttccatcttttcattgctcaTGTGTGCTTAAAATGCAATTTCACTTGTATACTAGCTCTACTTCTACCTCTCCACTAGCTCTCAAGctagcacatagtaaaattttagagggggtgcttcagcacctcATGCACCCCCTTCCCTAAATCCACCATCTTAACAGCCATGCACTGCTGAGACCAGCTGTATGAACAGTTGTTTCACAGTTTCAGCTGCTTAACTAGTATAGTAACCAGCTGAACTGCAAAACAACTGTTGGTCTCAGCACTACATGGCTGTTGAGATGGTTGGCACTATCCTATGTAGTAATGAGTCAATTTGGCTCTTCTAACTACTAGCTAGTTAGCTTTAGGACAGAATCCTCTAGATAGTAAAAAATTGAATGATAGATATTTTCCTCATTTTTTCATCCTAGAACGGTTTAGCAGGCTGATGGCTGAAAGCGTGATCACATAGTTAGTGGCACACTTGGCTGAGAAAAGCTAAATACCTATTATATAGTATAACCAACGAAACGTGATACTAAATGAAGTGGATATTAATTAGCCAGTCACCAGCTACTGGTCTGCAAATTTAATTTGCTAGTCCCTTTCAAATACGGTAGTTGTGAGTTCATGGTGAGTTCAAGGCAAGCTAGGTTGGACCAGTCATAAGTTTAAATAGTGCAAAAACAAGAGAGATTGGCAGCTAGCAGTGGTGATGTGATGGTAGCTGGTCACTGCAAAATACAACAAACTTAGAAGAAGGGACTCAAACCACCAACCCGAAATTCTTGAGTCCTCCACCCTAAATATCGTAATACTACTGCTTTATAagatactagatgaataaaaaaatcgTCAAATCGGTCTGATCAAAATCGGCAACTTATCGCTCAGGACTTTTGTGTTGAATACTTCAAACTGGAATTTTGTTGACTGAAACATACAACTTACATATACAATTACACCaatgtgtgcttgtttgtttgtttgttacatAATGAACATGAAGGCCTTTACAATTTTGCAAGAATCAAAAACAATGAAAGAAGTACTTCAATAATCATAGGTGGTAGAAGGTGAGGTTTGGTCAATACTTGTAACAAAGATCTATTATTATTCTGATAGaccagtcaaccactctaatagaacagtcatgttttATTTCTGTGAGTTGCTATTTGACTTACCTGTAAACAATATCTCTAGACACAATAGCACTGCATAAGCAACTTAGGAAAAGCTGACCTCTATATTTGGCAGAGGCAATATAGCAGGCCAAAGAATGGGAGTAGGCAACTTTGGCAATGAGAGTTTTACAGTGAAGTTTGAAAATCCAACAAATATATGGATGCCTTTCTAAATAGTCTATAATTGCAATTCAACTACCTTGCTGCATGGTAGGAAGGTGATTTAAAATTTCAAGTTTATGCTTTGGTGCTTTGTAAGTAAAACCAAGTACCATCAGTTAAATACCTAGGAATTACCATTTATGAAAAATTAAACTGGTCAGAACATATCTTGAAAAAGACTAGATTACTTAAACAAAATCCTGCCCTTTCCATATTAAAGAGTCTTGTTACAAATCCTTAATATACATGCACAGTTTGGGATCCATACACTCAGAAAGATATCCTCAATGTAGAAATGATTCACAGATGTGCAAGCAGATTTGTCACAAAAAGCTACTCATGGTCTACTAGTGTAACTAATCTTATCAATAACCAAGCCTACAAAGTAGAAGATCACATCTGAAAGTTACTATGATTCataaaatatcaaacaatctagTAAACATACCCTACAGCCAGTCTCTTATCCCCTGTACCTCACATGCTTGCCACCATTAATTTTGTCATCAGCTCCCTCACTCAAGAATTAATAGCCATTTATACTCGTTTTACCTGTCAGCCATCAGATTGTGGAACTGCCTCAGTCAGCAAATAGTCACCTCTCCAGTTTCAGAACACTTTAAAAGAATACTCCCTACTTTGTGACACACACCccacttacacacacacacacacacacacacacacacacacacacacacacacacacacacacacacacacacacacacacacacacacacacacacacacacacacacacacacacacacacacacacacgtgcgcacacacTTGTAACGTACCACATACTCTCTGAGGTTGCACAGtaatcactaataataataatttttcatTGTGATATTTGTGTTAAACTGTGTATTATACATAATTCTGTTGTTGCAGGTACCTCTGCTCAGTTCTCAGTCACCATAATCAGTaatccagctggtacaccagttagtggatctactaaTACATATGACTATCCCATATTAAGTagtgtcactctgacatgtatggtgACATCAGGTGATGGGTCAACATTTACAGTGACCAACTACCAGTGGGACACTACAGGATGTTATACTAATCATCATCGTAATACTCCAATGTGTTTTCCTACTGGTCAAACAACACAAAGTGTAACTGGTAATAATCTACTTGCAGaggatgctggtaccatcacttgtactgtaaccatTGGTGGTGTTGACTATACCAGTGAACCATTAACAGTTCGTATATCAGGTATACAAAGCCATACACTGATATTTGTATGCATTTGAGTGTGCACATTCGTATCTTATATCACATGGCTAGAACTTTTGAAGTTTTGAAGGTGTAACCTATGTAATAGAAGCCATGCAGTTAGCATATGTTAGTGTTTGGTTGTGTATGACCTACAGAGAACTAAAGTAGTTTCTTATCTCCACCTGCATCATTGTTATCCTTACTGCATCAATGAAATTTTTTTGTACTATTATTGGCTGAGTGCAGCTATTAAGCAACTTTATAGCTAAAGCAAATTTTATCATTCTAAGTCATGTAGGGTATCTAATCCAAATCAAAACTCTGTGTACATTGGTGTATATTTTGTATTGGTCGATAAGAAACTAATATATAAGGTGAGGCACAAAAACAGGTGGTAGAGCACCCTTTAGAATGAGGTGTAAAGATACAGGTCTGCATATTAGATAATGTATCGATTGGGCTCTACCAACACAGAAGCACAAGATATATGGGTATTAATTTAGTTCTAGTGTCTATCATGTTAGATGTTCTAAGTGGCACCATTTGTGTACATATTAGGTATTACAATGACTGGAGCATCTGATATTAGTACAGATTTAGTTAGTAGTAATCAAATTACTGACTACTCTTTTATAACTCAACCTTTTAAACTTGATGAACATTTGGCAATTCTTCGTTGTGCTTCTGGACTGGGGCCTTCTGGTAATGAACGTCCTGTTTCACTGGGTGGATGGTATTTTGGTGGAATTCAATTGCATATACCTACTGGTCGAATTTGTAATGGTCCTATATTTGAAGTACGTGGAGCAAATGCTAGGAGATATCCAGGAGTAATAAACTTATATCTGTGTGGAACATTCACTACTACTGAAGAAGGTGTTTACTCATGTATCATGATGAACAGTTCAATGATGAAACAGACCATGAGGGTGGGTGTGTACTTTAGTGGAAGAAGTGAGTCACTTGATATGTACTCCATCACCTCATTGTTAACCATCTTTCATCTCTCTACACAGCTGCTCCAATGATAGACCCTCCATCATCATCTACTGTAACAGTTGTTGTTGGTTCTCCCCTAACATTGTCCTGTACCTCACGaggttctcccccagacacattcacaTGGAGGAAGGATAGTGGTCCAATACTACAGTCCACTAGTATCAGTACAGTGACTCATACTAGTACTAGTGCAGTGCTCTGTGCTGACTACTACATTAATAGTGTTACTACAAGTGATagtggaacatacacatgtaatgtgactaatcctattggaagtgatagtgAGACCATCACTGTTACTGCTAGTAAGATTATATGTGTAAGATATATAAAGTGTTATTGCATTACAGTATAATTTAGGGGTGAAATTgtaggtgtgtgtatgtgatcaGATTTTGTGAAATTATTCCAAATTGCACACCAGGCTGAAAAAACTTCCATTAGACAGCTGCATTATCAGACTACTGAATTTGAGTATCTAACTACACACCTGGGATGTTTGACAAACTCTAATGGCATCTTCTGGCCTTAGCAAGAATCTTGGCTTGATGCAAAATGCTTACAAATGTGGATGAATTGTAAAAACAGGCCATACGTTTGTTATGTTTACATTGCTGCATTCTTGGTAGCCACCACAACCTCACACGAACGCACGCGTacacacttacacacacacacacacacacacacacacacacacacacacacacacacacacacacgcacacacacacacacacacacagagcaacGCAAACCCttcaaaagcaaagccttcggCTGCCGCTACGTGGTCACGCTtcccagtggccagcactggggcacctgtgcactactcaggtgctatgagtcagcgcaGGCATGCCCAGGACTAgtactagtaacctgcaggaggctgtaccatgtctcacagttgaaggtgtgggcacccgaagtcccacctggaccttcaactgctatatgagacatggacagttaaacatttgcttccccagtttacaccaggtacccatggatgttacagctgggtgggctgcttccccagttggcaccaggccaccaggtccccatttttaacagctgggtagactggagcaatgtgagtaaagttcttactcaaggaaacagcaacaacaccaaagtggcccaGCTGAgaatcgaacctggaacctttccaTTACCAGGCAGACGCCTTaatcacttggctatgctgccacacacacacacgcatgcacacacacacgcacccacacacacacacacacacacacacacacctggat
This genomic interval carries:
- the LOC136256558 gene encoding uncharacterized protein translates to MAASVVTLPATVLVFMSAFVIQGTSAQFSVTIISNPAGTPVSGSTNTYDYPILSSVTLTCMVTSGDGSTFTVTNYQWDTTGCYTNHHRNTPMCFPTGQTTQSVTGNNLLAEDAGTITCTVTIGGVDYTSEPLTVRISEN